ATCCTTGCTCTCTCGTCTTTAACGCCGGCGTGATCAAATATAAAGGCGAATACGTTATGATCTTCCGAAACGATTACGGATCGGATCGTTCGACCTTCGAAAACGAAGGAAAAGACTTTACGGGGACAAGCATCGGGATCGCGCGCAGTAAAAACGGCGTGGACGGGTGGCGCTTCGACCCGCTGCCCATTTTGGACAGCAACGATCCGAATAAAGACCCCGAGCTCAGAAGGTTTTACGACCCCCGCATCATCGAGATCGAGGGAAAACTCTACCTTTGCCTTGCGATGGCGACGCAGCACGGGATTTGCGGAGCGATCGCGGAGCTCGCGCCCGACCTCAAATCCTGCCGATTGATCAGCCACAGCGTCCCGGATAACCGAAATATGGTCCTGTTCCCCGAGAAGATCGGCGGCGAATTCGTTCGTTTGGAGCGTCCGATGCCCGTTTACAGCCGCGGCGGCGATCGCTTCGATATTTGGCTTTCCCGTTCGCCGGATCTCGAATACTGGGGCAGGAACGCGTTCGTTCTCGGCGTGGAGAACGTCCCTTGGGCGAACGATAAGATCGGACCGACCGCATC
The sequence above is drawn from the Clostridia bacterium genome and encodes:
- a CDS encoding glycoside hydrolase family 130 protein, with amino-acid sequence MPAVLPELFSDPCIKKRPAPIMTASDLPYPCSLVFNAGVIKYKGEYVMIFRNDYGSDRSTFENEGKDFTGTSIGIARSKNGVDGWRFDPLPILDSNDPNKDPELRRFYDPRIIEIEGKLYLCLAMATQHGICGAIAELAPDLKSCRLISHSVPDNRNMVLFPEKIGGEFVRLERPMPVYSRGGDRFDIWLSRSPDLEYWGRNAFVLGVENVPWANDKIGPTASPIKTEKGWLTLFHAVDRDESRGKNGWEKKWTKRYTAGMMLLDLKDPSKVLSVYEKPLIAPDLPFETDEGFRENVIFPCGMLLEDSGEVKIYYGASDTCVCLATADLGDLLARFDR